Proteins co-encoded in one Kutzneria chonburiensis genomic window:
- a CDS encoding DJ-1/PfpI family protein: protein MSDIAASTTGPLVGHKIAVLMESDYVEQEIFYYERRFAEEGAEVHFMTRLYGNPSLTFTGHELRAPFTVDRSFEGMSDAELRGYSAVIVPAGMVSDRLRYTEYAYQLAPATAFLRRAFAEPSITVGIICHGMWLMSTATDLIKGRHVVAHANLIGDLRNMGAEYVDQDVVIDGNLITGRTVHECHLFAHTIIDRLTNPDREVQHV from the coding sequence ATGTCTGACATCGCTGCGAGCACGACGGGACCGCTGGTCGGTCACAAGATCGCCGTGCTCATGGAGAGCGACTACGTCGAGCAGGAGATCTTCTACTACGAGCGCCGGTTCGCCGAGGAGGGCGCCGAGGTCCACTTCATGACCCGGCTCTACGGCAACCCGTCGCTGACCTTCACCGGGCACGAGTTGCGGGCGCCGTTCACGGTGGACCGCAGTTTCGAAGGCATGTCCGACGCCGAGCTGCGCGGCTACTCCGCGGTGATCGTGCCGGCCGGCATGGTCTCGGATCGCCTGCGCTACACCGAGTACGCCTACCAGCTGGCGCCCGCGACGGCGTTCCTGCGCCGCGCGTTCGCGGAGCCGTCGATCACCGTCGGCATCATCTGCCACGGCATGTGGCTGATGTCGACGGCGACCGACCTGATCAAGGGCCGGCACGTGGTCGCGCACGCCAACCTGATCGGCGACCTGCGCAACATGGGCGCGGAGTACGTCGACCAGGACGTCGTCATCGACGGGAACCTGATCACCGGCCGCACCGTGCACGAGTGCCACCTGTTCGCCCACACCATCATCGACCGCCTGACCAACCCGGACCGGGAGGTCCAGCATGTCTGA
- a CDS encoding type 1 glutamine amidotransferase domain-containing protein: MTKQVLVVLSEYGYWGEELVGPLVQFDDRGYRVVFATPSGKQPRALPPSMDPDYIDPPLGRSVTTAEMAQLVRDVDESARLATPISLAAWLPERPYTADENYLRHLESYHRELDKVLTDIAEYDALLIVGGSGPIVDLANNERVHALIMAFLRSDKPVAAECYGVACLAFARDWETRESLIRGKRVTGHCKEYDYKDGTGFVGVVDFNMGPPPYPLEYILRDATGPDGRYIGNFGKETSVIVDYPFITGRSTPDSVLTGQKVIEVLENGLRRFGW, translated from the coding sequence GTGACAAAACAGGTCCTCGTGGTCCTTTCCGAATACGGGTACTGGGGTGAGGAACTGGTCGGCCCGCTGGTCCAGTTCGACGACCGGGGATACCGCGTCGTGTTCGCCACCCCGAGTGGCAAACAGCCGCGCGCGTTACCGCCGAGCATGGACCCGGACTACATCGACCCGCCGCTCGGCCGCTCCGTCACCACCGCGGAGATGGCCCAGCTGGTCCGCGACGTCGACGAGTCCGCCCGGCTGGCCACCCCGATCAGCCTGGCCGCGTGGCTGCCGGAGCGCCCGTACACCGCCGACGAGAACTACCTGCGGCACCTGGAGTCCTACCACCGGGAGCTGGACAAGGTCCTCACCGACATCGCCGAGTACGACGCGCTGCTGATCGTCGGTGGCTCCGGACCGATCGTCGACCTGGCCAACAACGAGCGGGTGCACGCGCTGATCATGGCCTTCCTCCGGTCGGACAAGCCGGTGGCGGCCGAGTGCTACGGCGTGGCCTGCCTCGCCTTCGCCCGCGACTGGGAGACGAGGGAGAGCCTGATCCGCGGCAAACGCGTGACCGGGCACTGCAAGGAGTACGACTACAAGGACGGCACCGGATTCGTCGGGGTGGTCGACTTCAACATGGGGCCGCCGCCGTACCCGCTGGAGTACATCCTGCGCGACGCCACCGGTCCGGACGGCCGCTATATCGGCAACTTCGGCAAGGAGACGTCGGTCATCGTGGACTACCCGTTCATCACGGGCCGTTCCACGCCGGACTCCGTGCTGACCGGGCAGAAGGTCATCGAGGTCCTGGAGAACGGCCTGCGCCGCTTCGGCTGGTAA
- a CDS encoding GMC family oxidoreductase gives MTETFDYIIVGGGTAGSVIANRLTEDPDVTVLVLEEGDPRIGDTVTDPTRWNEVLLTELDWAYMSEPQPGLRGSQVYSAAGRGPGGTSNVYHMIHTRGRRADYDSWAYGGATGWSADEVLPFLQRLENQRDDTNPTAGHDGPINVISAKHTGNPVSQVFLDACAELGYPTVDDFNVDMFGAGWQHVDIADGRRCGARAGYLEPALRRSNLTLLAGALVGRLVLENRRCVGVEYLRGGQTITVRAAREVIVSAGAIQSPKLLMLSGIGNPDHLAEIGIPVRVALPGVGENFHDHPLIIGPIGYLSEPPPDPLGNVTEAALFWGSVPGLAVPDMEICMVHRAPFGENFFANVIKRVQTGQPLQDVTDLVDPRVILSLPGLVRPLSRGWVRLAKDDPTVHPRISANYYAEPVDLEAATTMVQVARDIYASKAFRERYDLQELAPGPDVKSRKELKAWVRANTGSYYHFAGSCRMGVDHLAVVDPQLRVRGVEGLRVADASVMPSIVSANPHTTVVMIGERAADFIRNGESTR, from the coding sequence ATGACCGAAACATTCGACTACATCATCGTGGGCGGTGGCACGGCCGGTTCGGTCATCGCCAACCGGCTCACCGAGGACCCCGACGTCACCGTGCTGGTGCTGGAGGAGGGCGACCCGCGCATCGGCGACACCGTCACCGATCCGACCCGGTGGAACGAGGTGCTGCTGACCGAGTTGGACTGGGCATACATGAGCGAGCCTCAGCCCGGCCTGCGCGGTTCCCAGGTGTACTCGGCCGCCGGCCGGGGCCCCGGCGGCACGTCGAACGTGTACCACATGATCCACACCCGGGGCCGCCGCGCCGACTACGACTCGTGGGCCTACGGCGGCGCCACCGGCTGGTCGGCCGACGAGGTGCTGCCGTTCCTGCAACGGCTGGAGAACCAGCGGGACGACACCAACCCGACCGCCGGCCACGACGGCCCGATCAACGTGATCAGCGCCAAGCACACCGGAAACCCCGTGTCCCAGGTGTTTCTCGACGCCTGCGCGGAGCTGGGCTATCCGACGGTCGACGATTTCAACGTGGACATGTTCGGCGCGGGCTGGCAGCACGTCGACATCGCGGACGGACGTCGTTGCGGGGCAAGGGCCGGCTATCTCGAACCGGCGCTGCGCCGGTCCAACCTGACCCTGCTGGCCGGCGCGCTCGTCGGCCGGCTGGTGCTGGAGAACCGGCGCTGCGTCGGCGTGGAGTACCTGCGGGGCGGGCAGACCATCACGGTCAGGGCCGCGCGGGAGGTGATCGTCAGCGCCGGCGCCATCCAGTCGCCCAAGCTGCTGATGCTCTCGGGCATCGGCAATCCCGACCACCTGGCCGAGATCGGCATCCCGGTCCGGGTGGCGCTGCCCGGCGTCGGCGAGAACTTCCACGACCACCCGTTGATCATCGGGCCGATCGGCTACCTGTCGGAGCCGCCGCCGGATCCGCTCGGCAACGTCACCGAGGCGGCGCTGTTCTGGGGCTCGGTGCCCGGGCTTGCCGTGCCGGACATGGAGATCTGCATGGTGCACCGCGCGCCGTTCGGGGAGAACTTCTTCGCCAACGTGATCAAGCGCGTGCAGACCGGCCAGCCGCTCCAGGACGTCACCGACCTGGTCGATCCCCGGGTGATCCTGAGCCTGCCCGGGCTGGTGCGCCCGCTGTCGCGGGGCTGGGTGCGGCTGGCCAAGGACGATCCGACCGTGCACCCGAGGATCAGTGCCAACTACTACGCCGAGCCCGTCGACCTCGAGGCCGCCACCACGATGGTGCAGGTCGCACGGGACATCTACGCCAGCAAGGCCTTCCGCGAGCGCTACGACCTCCAGGAGCTCGCGCCGGGGCCGGACGTCAAGTCCCGCAAGGAACTCAAGGCATGGGTGCGAGCCAACACCGGCTCGTACTACCACTTCGCCGGCTCCTGCCGGATGGGTGTCGACCACCTCGCCGTGGTCGATCCCCAGCTCAGGGTCCGTGGTGTGGAAGGACTTCGGGTGGCCGACGCCTCGGTCATGCCGTCGATCGTGTCGGCCAACCCGCACACCACCGTCGTCATGATCGGTGAGCGGGCGGCCGACTTCATCCGTAACGGGGAGAGCACGCGATGA
- a CDS encoding EthD domain-containing protein — MIHQFIFGAPKPGWTAEEFQDYWLNVHAVKYASKIPQIKRYLIDSRIPYEGDMGDPVLPHQGVAEIWLENEQEQLASLQTEEFLQGARADEPNWAAFWSSIVLDTTAHTVFAGPPRNDRHPDWVKLTMLLKRRPGLALAEYRQRLLGTYSANASRLPGLRRYLQCHTRDGAYVFGEAPFDSVEQLWFDDVEALRAALTGPYFTTRVKPALDELVDPKYVFSLVAREDWVIGPETP; from the coding sequence ATGATCCACCAGTTCATCTTCGGCGCCCCGAAACCGGGGTGGACCGCCGAGGAGTTCCAGGACTACTGGCTCAACGTGCACGCCGTGAAGTACGCGAGCAAGATCCCGCAGATCAAGCGGTACCTGATCGACTCCCGCATACCGTACGAGGGGGACATGGGCGACCCGGTGCTGCCGCACCAGGGCGTCGCCGAGATCTGGCTGGAGAACGAGCAGGAGCAGCTGGCCTCGTTGCAGACCGAGGAGTTCCTACAGGGCGCCAGGGCCGACGAGCCGAACTGGGCCGCGTTCTGGTCCAGCATCGTGCTGGACACCACCGCCCACACCGTGTTCGCCGGGCCGCCACGCAACGACCGGCACCCGGACTGGGTCAAGCTGACGATGCTGCTCAAGCGCCGGCCCGGCCTGGCGCTGGCCGAGTACCGGCAGCGACTTCTCGGCACCTATTCGGCGAACGCGAGCAGGTTGCCCGGCCTGCGCCGTTACCTCCAGTGCCACACCAGGGACGGCGCATACGTTTTCGGCGAGGCGCCCTTCGACAGCGTCGAGCAGCTGTGGTTCGACGACGTCGAGGCGCTGCGCGCGGCGCTGACCGGGCCGTACTTCACCACGCGGGTGAAGCCCGCGCTGGACGAGCTGGTCGACCCGAAGTACGTGTTCTCCCTTGTCGCCCGCGAGGACTGGGTCATCGGCCCGGAAACGCCGTGA
- a CDS encoding AGE family epimerase/isomerase — protein sequence MSEAMHFPFSDTIAGVITAGPSDGRDFELETIDGRRFDITLGSDVAAELLRNLDEPYQGADLAGALTPGRHLFVSGIFYPEAGQHRFEAKRVVLPGAAVGEYNFEQPDWWIRQIDSLARFYRHAQFGDGAVDYRDYRTLIRLGGGKTTSHVQETDTISRMVYGMASAYLLTGNDDYLDVAERGTLYLRDHMRCVDPDDDVVFWYHGIEVNDGAEKKLFTSEFADDYDAVPMYEQIYALAGPTQTFRVTGDRRIASDTDATLRLFEKHFRDHDGGGYYSHIDPISFDPHHESLGPNKSCKNWNSVGDHAPAYLINLFLATGEQRHADMLARTFDTIVGRFPDYDRSPFVNERFDTDWNPDHGHSWQQNRAVVGHNLKIAWNLMRMHAQQPKQSYQGLAEHIAAIMPAVGSDQQRGGWYDVVERILAPGQDWHRFAWHDRKAWWQQEQAILAYLILYGSLGGDQYRQQGRQAAAFYNTFFLDHDEGGVYFNVLADGMPYLLGTERLKGSHSMSMYHSAELCYLAAVYTNLLITKQPLDLYFKPRPDASRTLRVAPDLLPPGSVVLAEVSVDGKPHEVFDARAMTVELPKSTESLSVRVRLVPTS from the coding sequence ATGTCTGAGGCGATGCACTTCCCGTTCTCCGACACCATCGCCGGCGTGATCACCGCGGGTCCGTCGGACGGCCGCGACTTCGAGTTGGAGACCATCGACGGCCGGCGGTTCGACATCACGCTGGGCAGCGATGTGGCCGCGGAGCTGCTGCGCAACCTGGACGAGCCGTACCAGGGCGCGGACCTGGCCGGCGCGCTCACGCCCGGCCGGCACCTGTTCGTGTCCGGCATCTTCTATCCGGAGGCCGGCCAGCACCGGTTCGAGGCCAAGCGCGTTGTGCTGCCCGGGGCCGCCGTCGGCGAGTACAACTTCGAGCAGCCCGACTGGTGGATCCGGCAGATCGACTCGCTGGCCCGGTTCTACCGCCACGCGCAGTTCGGCGACGGGGCGGTCGACTACCGCGACTACCGCACGCTGATCCGGCTGGGCGGCGGCAAGACCACCAGCCACGTCCAGGAGACCGACACCATCTCCCGGATGGTCTACGGCATGGCGTCGGCCTACCTGCTGACCGGCAACGACGACTACCTGGACGTGGCCGAGCGGGGCACGCTCTACCTGCGCGACCACATGCGCTGCGTGGACCCGGACGACGACGTGGTGTTCTGGTACCACGGCATCGAGGTCAACGACGGCGCCGAGAAGAAGCTGTTCACCTCGGAGTTCGCCGACGACTACGACGCGGTCCCGATGTACGAGCAGATCTACGCGCTGGCCGGCCCGACGCAGACCTTCCGCGTCACCGGGGACCGCCGGATCGCCTCGGACACCGACGCCACGCTCCGCCTGTTCGAGAAGCACTTCCGCGACCACGACGGCGGCGGCTACTACTCGCACATCGACCCGATCTCGTTCGACCCGCACCACGAGTCGTTGGGGCCCAACAAGTCCTGCAAGAACTGGAACTCGGTCGGCGACCACGCGCCGGCGTACCTGATCAACCTGTTCCTGGCCACCGGCGAGCAGCGGCACGCCGACATGCTGGCCCGCACCTTCGACACGATCGTGGGGCGGTTCCCCGACTACGACCGCAGCCCGTTCGTCAACGAGCGGTTCGACACCGACTGGAACCCCGACCACGGGCACAGCTGGCAGCAGAACCGGGCGGTGGTCGGGCACAACCTGAAGATCGCCTGGAACCTGATGCGGATGCACGCCCAGCAGCCGAAGCAGTCCTACCAGGGGCTGGCCGAGCACATCGCGGCCATCATGCCCGCGGTCGGCAGCGACCAGCAGCGCGGCGGCTGGTACGACGTGGTCGAGCGGATACTGGCGCCCGGCCAGGACTGGCACCGGTTCGCCTGGCACGACCGGAAGGCGTGGTGGCAGCAGGAACAGGCGATCCTGGCCTACCTGATCCTCTACGGCTCGCTCGGCGGCGACCAGTACCGCCAGCAGGGCCGGCAGGCCGCCGCCTTCTACAACACCTTCTTCCTCGACCACGACGAGGGCGGCGTGTACTTCAACGTGCTGGCCGACGGCATGCCCTACCTGCTCGGCACCGAGCGGCTCAAGGGCAGCCACTCGATGAGCATGTACCACTCGGCCGAGCTGTGTTACCTGGCCGCCGTGTACACCAACCTGCTCATCACCAAGCAGCCGCTCGACCTGTACTTCAAGCCGCGTCCGGACGCGTCGCGCACCCTGCGCGTCGCGCCGGACCTGTTGCCGCCGGGCAGTGTCGTGCTGGCGGAGGTCAGCGTGGACGGCAAGCCGCACGAGGTGTTCGACGCGCGGGCGATGACCGTGGAGCTGCCGAAGTCGACGGAGTCGCTGTCGGTCCGGGTCCGCCTGGTGCCGACGAGCTGA
- a CDS encoding thiamine pyrophosphate-binding protein — protein sequence MARLGKTAIIEQFLADGLSYMFGNPGTVEQGFLDELEKFDGFHYILALQETVAAGIADGYARATGGPALLQLHSGVGLGNAIGMLYQSKRGHTPLVVVAGESGVRYEAMDAQMAADLVAMARPVTKYATRVTDPNSVLRVLRRALKIAMTPPRGPVFVALPMDVLDAPNTEPVVPTHFPHTQTVPVPRLVKRAGELLAGARRPIVLIGDGVSVSEAQPELTRVAELLGADVWGVEFAEADFDTRHPLWRGQLGHMFGEVSTAAVREADAVLVVGTYLFPEVFPALENPFRRDARIVHIDLDAYEIAKNHPVALGLVADPKSTLDALAGELDRVLTEDDRIAAVDRLRQRAAETTPAPDDGSMLATFARTLAERGPADMIVFDEALTSSPAIGEYLRAARPRRWFATRGGSLGVGIPGAVGIKLAMPDKTVIGFTGDGGSMYTIQALATAVRHGIDAKFVVCNNHSYGLLNENIAQYWREREITRHGFPRSFDLSHPEIGFVDIARGHGVAAVRVDKPGEVEPAVEQMLAHDGPFLIDLVTN from the coding sequence GTGGCCAGACTGGGCAAGACGGCGATCATCGAACAGTTCCTCGCCGACGGGCTGAGCTACATGTTCGGCAATCCGGGAACGGTCGAGCAGGGTTTTCTCGACGAATTGGAGAAGTTCGACGGCTTCCACTACATCCTGGCCCTCCAGGAGACCGTCGCCGCGGGCATCGCGGACGGCTACGCCCGGGCGACCGGCGGCCCCGCGCTGCTCCAGCTGCACAGCGGCGTCGGGCTCGGCAACGCCATCGGCATGCTCTACCAGTCCAAGCGCGGCCACACCCCGCTGGTGGTGGTCGCCGGCGAGTCGGGCGTGCGGTACGAGGCGATGGACGCCCAGATGGCGGCCGACCTGGTGGCCATGGCCCGTCCGGTGACGAAGTACGCGACCAGGGTCACCGATCCGAACTCGGTGCTGCGGGTGCTGCGGCGGGCCCTGAAGATCGCGATGACGCCGCCGCGCGGTCCGGTGTTCGTCGCGCTGCCGATGGACGTGCTCGACGCGCCGAACACCGAACCCGTTGTGCCGACGCATTTCCCGCACACCCAGACGGTGCCGGTGCCCCGTCTGGTCAAGCGCGCGGGCGAGCTGCTGGCCGGCGCACGGCGGCCGATCGTGCTGATCGGCGACGGCGTGTCGGTGTCGGAGGCGCAGCCGGAGCTGACCCGGGTGGCCGAACTGCTCGGCGCGGACGTGTGGGGCGTCGAGTTCGCGGAGGCGGACTTCGACACCCGCCACCCGCTCTGGCGCGGCCAGCTGGGGCACATGTTCGGCGAGGTCAGCACGGCGGCGGTGCGCGAAGCCGACGCGGTGCTGGTGGTGGGCACGTACCTGTTCCCTGAGGTGTTCCCCGCGCTGGAGAACCCGTTCCGCCGGGACGCCCGGATCGTGCACATCGACCTGGACGCCTACGAGATCGCCAAGAACCATCCGGTGGCACTCGGGCTGGTGGCCGATCCGAAGTCCACATTGGACGCCTTGGCCGGCGAGCTGGACCGGGTGCTCACCGAGGACGACCGCATCGCCGCCGTGGACCGGCTGCGGCAGCGGGCCGCCGAGACCACGCCCGCGCCCGACGACGGCTCGATGCTGGCGACGTTCGCCCGCACGCTGGCCGAGCGCGGGCCGGCGGACATGATCGTCTTCGACGAGGCGCTCACCTCGTCGCCGGCGATCGGCGAGTACCTGCGGGCGGCCCGGCCACGGCGCTGGTTCGCCACCCGCGGCGGCTCGCTCGGGGTCGGCATTCCCGGCGCGGTCGGCATCAAGCTGGCCATGCCGGACAAGACCGTGATCGGCTTCACCGGCGACGGCGGCAGCATGTACACGATCCAGGCGCTGGCCACCGCCGTTCGGCACGGCATCGACGCGAAGTTCGTGGTGTGCAACAACCACAGCTACGGACTGCTCAACGAGAACATCGCGCAGTACTGGCGGGAACGTGAGATCACGAGGCATGGCTTCCCGCGATCGTTCGACCTGTCGCACCCGGAGATCGGCTTCGTCGACATCGCCCGCGGCCACGGCGTCGCCGCCGTGCGGGTGGACAAGCCCGGCGAGGTCGAGCCGGCCGTCGAGCAGATGCTGGCCCACGACGGTCCCTTCCTCATCGACCTCGTGACCAACTAG